One Granulicella sp. 5B5 DNA window includes the following coding sequences:
- a CDS encoding oleate hydratase yields the protein MATRRADSSSAIYLIGGGIASLAAAAFFIRDGDILGRDITILEESGKTGGSLDAAGSPEEGYVMRGGRMIESKYLCTFDLFSSIPGVDERKTVTQEIFEWNEVMKTSSKARLFRDGHRVTAPGFGLTERHILAIERLGLKSEALLGRASISEQFDPSFFETDFWFMWCTTFAFQPWHSAVEFKRYLLRFTHMVSGFNTLGGIMRTVYNQYDSMVRPLKKWLVERGVRFEFDTRVTDLDLCYDASGYAVELIVFERAGHRDEIRVGQKDCVVVTLGSMTEASSLGSMDSAPPLRGKSDGGSWMLWEKIAATQPQFGRPANFSDHIDESKWVSFTATLHDPTFFRLIRDLTGNVPGEGGLITFQESSWLVSIVLPHQPHFIGQPENVEVLWGYGLLVDKPGDFVKKPMSTCTGREILTEILGHLRIQAEAPRILETCICIPCMMPFVTSQFLRRAKGDRPAVVPARSKNLAFIGQFCELPDDVVFTVEYSVRSAQTAAYSLLGLKRAPPAVYKGQHKPRVLLEAFRALHSKKES from the coding sequence ATGGCTACAAGACGAGCCGACAGTAGTTCCGCAATTTATCTGATTGGAGGCGGCATCGCCTCGCTCGCCGCAGCCGCGTTCTTCATCCGTGATGGGGACATCCTGGGCAGGGACATCACGATCCTGGAGGAATCGGGCAAGACCGGCGGAAGCCTTGACGCAGCCGGAAGTCCGGAAGAGGGTTATGTTATGCGGGGAGGCCGCATGATCGAGAGCAAATATCTTTGCACCTTCGACCTGTTCTCCTCGATTCCGGGCGTCGACGAGCGCAAGACCGTCACCCAGGAGATCTTCGAATGGAACGAGGTGATGAAGACTTCGTCCAAAGCTAGACTGTTCCGCGATGGCCACAGGGTCACGGCCCCGGGGTTCGGATTGACAGAACGGCATATTCTGGCGATCGAGCGACTGGGTCTGAAGTCGGAGGCGTTGCTGGGAAGAGCTAGCATTTCAGAGCAATTCGATCCGTCGTTCTTTGAAACCGATTTCTGGTTCATGTGGTGCACGACGTTCGCCTTCCAGCCCTGGCACAGCGCGGTTGAGTTCAAGCGGTATCTGTTGCGCTTCACCCACATGGTTTCGGGCTTCAACACCCTGGGCGGGATCATGCGAACCGTCTACAACCAATACGACTCGATGGTGCGTCCTCTTAAAAAATGGCTGGTGGAGCGTGGCGTTCGGTTTGAGTTTGACACTCGTGTCACCGATCTTGATCTCTGTTATGACGCTTCGGGTTATGCGGTCGAGCTCATCGTCTTCGAACGCGCCGGGCATCGGGATGAGATAAGGGTAGGTCAGAAGGACTGCGTCGTGGTTACGTTGGGCTCTATGACCGAGGCGTCCAGCCTAGGCTCGATGGATTCGGCTCCGCCGCTGAGAGGGAAATCGGACGGCGGTTCCTGGATGCTGTGGGAGAAGATCGCCGCGACCCAGCCGCAGTTTGGTCGTCCCGCTAATTTTAGCGACCACATTGATGAATCGAAATGGGTCTCCTTCACCGCGACCCTGCACGACCCAACCTTCTTTCGCCTTATCCGGGACCTGACCGGAAACGTGCCCGGGGAGGGCGGACTCATCACCTTTCAGGAGTCCAGTTGGTTAGTATCGATCGTATTGCCTCACCAGCCTCACTTCATCGGCCAGCCGGAGAACGTAGAGGTCCTCTGGGGCTATGGTCTGTTGGTGGACAAGCCGGGCGACTTCGTCAAGAAGCCGATGTCGACGTGTACCGGCAGGGAGATTCTGACAGAGATTCTAGGGCACCTGAGAATTCAGGCGGAAGCACCCAGGATCCTTGAGACCTGCATCTGTATCCCGTGCATGATGCCGTTCGTGACCAGCCAATTTCTGCGTCGCGCGAAGGGCGACCGACCGGCAGTGGTCCCGGCTCGATCGAAGAACCTTGCCTTTATCGGGCAATTTTGCGAATTGCCGGACGATGTGGTCTTCACCGTCGAATACTCCGTTCGCTCCGCGCAAACGGCCGCATATTCTTTACTCGGGCTCAAACGAGCACCGCCAGCTGTCTACAAGGGACAACACAAGCCGCGCGTTTTACTGGAGGCCTTCCGGGCGCTACATAGTAAGAAAGAATCGTGA
- a CDS encoding cyclopropane-fatty-acyl-phospholipid synthase family protein, which produces MLADLFRGYDGPPFSIRVWNGWSWSFREQEVPVFSLVFEVPGALDALVIEPSELTLGEAFVRGDISIRGDIFAAFSLAEHVFNRPRAFRQRLLENFARTFLSLRQWIGRGSRHSLGRDRSSISIHYDQPLESFRPWLGRTMAYSCAYFRTPDDTLDAAQTQKLDLVCQKLRLQPLNSVLDIGCGWGSLVLFAAENYQVEALGITLSCCQANVAKERIEQERLGQSCTVALRDYRDQASLPTRFDKIASIGMFEHVGLRGLPRYFEIAHRLLKPGGVFLNHGIARSQGSPPRKASFIDKHVFPDSELVTLSEAIRAAECAGFEVRDVENLREHYELTLRHWVHGLERDAAAVLKHVSESTYRTWLLYMAGSAAAFRRGDLGVYQLLLSRPDRGDSRLPLTREAWYSHGSCERNVLPSRQRELIGDR; this is translated from the coding sequence ATGCTCGCCGATCTATTTCGGGGCTATGATGGCCCACCGTTTTCGATCCGTGTGTGGAACGGATGGAGTTGGTCTTTCCGCGAGCAAGAAGTACCAGTGTTTTCCTTGGTCTTTGAAGTTCCAGGAGCGTTAGATGCGCTGGTGATTGAGCCGAGCGAGCTTACCTTAGGGGAAGCGTTTGTTCGTGGCGATATAAGCATTCGAGGCGACATCTTCGCCGCATTCTCGCTCGCGGAACATGTCTTCAACCGCCCTCGGGCGTTCCGGCAACGACTGCTTGAAAACTTCGCTAGGACGTTTTTGAGTCTACGGCAATGGATCGGACGGGGGTCGCGGCACTCTCTCGGGCGGGACCGGTCGTCGATTTCTATTCATTATGATCAGCCGCTTGAATCCTTCCGGCCGTGGCTCGGCAGAACAATGGCATACTCCTGTGCCTACTTTCGAACCCCTGACGATACTCTCGATGCCGCGCAAACTCAGAAGCTTGACCTTGTCTGTCAGAAACTGCGCTTGCAGCCACTTAACTCAGTTTTGGATATCGGATGCGGTTGGGGGAGCCTCGTTCTTTTTGCGGCTGAGAACTATCAGGTAGAGGCCCTGGGCATCACGTTGAGTTGTTGTCAGGCAAACGTTGCAAAGGAGCGGATCGAACAGGAAAGACTAGGGCAAAGCTGTACGGTAGCGCTGCGAGATTACCGCGACCAGGCAAGTCTCCCAACGAGATTCGACAAGATCGCAAGCATCGGTATGTTTGAGCATGTAGGTCTCAGGGGACTGCCTCGATACTTCGAGATCGCCCATCGGTTACTGAAACCCGGCGGGGTGTTTCTTAATCATGGGATTGCACGTTCGCAGGGGTCGCCGCCACGAAAGGCCTCCTTTATAGATAAGCATGTCTTCCCGGATAGTGAGCTTGTCACGCTGTCCGAGGCTATTCGGGCCGCGGAGTGCGCCGGCTTTGAAGTGCGTGATGTGGAGAATCTTCGTGAGCACTATGAGCTGACGTTGCGCCATTGGGTGCATGGACTCGAGAGGGATGCGGCTGCAGTACTGAAGCACGTATCCGAAAGCACCTATCGCACGTGGCTTTTGTACATGGCAGGTTCAGCGGCAGCATTTCGTCGAGGCGATCTCGGTGTCTATCAACTTCTTCTGAGCCGTCCGGATCGAGGCGATAGCCGTCTTCCGCTGACTCGTGAAGCGTGGTACTCCCACGGTTCCTGTGAACGGAATGTGCTCCCTTCCCGGCAGAGAGAGCTGATCGGGGATCGCTGA
- a CDS encoding universal stress protein, whose translation MAARPIPAKVPAMRVAVEYALRKLVVAHDASAASARALNDAIFLAKKFKSEILVAHIESMGDEVFREESADDHIDLGTVGSLLTADGIKNREILRAGVVGDALFNICCDEHVDLLLLGAYGYGPQDRSTLGSTAENLLRAIPCPALTYGPSVTSSLSSIGDNGPILVPISLPSNDAELQQAIAIAKLFGAKLELLHVEDLGGISDLPRDVRDTEQDWGELTSRLRGEGVSLGWSVLRGRPVEVILGRSLELDSPFILMPLRWGERLSSMTSDNVGAHVIRSSKVPVMTYRVE comes from the coding sequence ATGGCCGCACGACCGATTCCTGCCAAGGTTCCAGCGATGCGGGTAGCTGTGGAGTACGCGCTGAGAAAATTAGTGGTTGCCCACGATGCCTCCGCGGCATCGGCAAGAGCGCTGAACGATGCGATCTTCCTGGCAAAGAAATTCAAGTCGGAGATCCTCGTCGCACATATCGAATCGATGGGCGACGAGGTTTTTCGAGAGGAGAGCGCGGACGACCATATCGATCTCGGAACGGTTGGAAGTCTTCTTACCGCGGACGGTATAAAAAATCGGGAGATACTTCGCGCCGGGGTAGTTGGGGATGCGCTGTTCAATATCTGCTGCGATGAGCATGTTGACCTTCTGCTGCTCGGCGCCTATGGCTACGGGCCTCAGGACCGGTCGACGCTGGGGTCCACTGCGGAGAACCTGCTCCGCGCCATCCCGTGTCCGGCATTGACGTATGGACCGAGTGTTACTTCCTCGCTCTCGTCCATTGGAGACAATGGGCCGATCCTGGTTCCCATTTCTCTGCCCAGCAACGACGCCGAGCTGCAACAGGCCATTGCGATCGCAAAGTTGTTCGGTGCCAAACTCGAGCTTCTACATGTCGAAGATCTTGGGGGCATATCGGATCTACCGCGGGACGTACGGGATACTGAGCAGGACTGGGGAGAGTTGACCTCTCGACTAAGAGGAGAAGGTGTCTCACTGGGCTGGTCCGTCCTCCGTGGGAGGCCGGTAGAGGTCATCTTGGGACGAAGTCTTGAGTTGGACAGTCCATTTATTTTGATGCCCCTCAGGTGGGGTGAGCGGCTCTCTTCGATGACGTCGGATAACGTTGGGGCGCATGTGATCCGCAGCTCCAAGGTCCCTGTCATGACCTATCGCGTTGAATAG
- a CDS encoding NAD(P)H-dependent oxidoreductase, with amino-acid sequence MTLSQHGKQSTLTERSFCATWPKATYRTSVPHGLPASFPEDKHTPGMQRALAVSDELIAELLSADEILIGTPMYNFTVPANLKAWIDLIVRPRVTHSGPPERKGLVTGKTCKIIIASGGIYDEGLPASASDYESGYLKRILAFIGITTAAVSFGSTTVEELVAQFRPAVLAATR; translated from the coding sequence ATGACTTTGTCACAGCATGGCAAACAAAGCACTCTGACGGAAAGGTCGTTCTGCGCGACCTGGCCGAAAGCAACTTACCGTACGTCAGTACCCCATGGATTACCGGCATCTTTCCCCGAGGACAAGCACACACCGGGGATGCAACGAGCTTTGGCTGTGTCCGACGAGTTGATCGCCGAACTCCTCTCGGCGGACGAGATCCTCATCGGAACCCCCATGTACAACTTCACCGTGCCCGCCAATTTGAAGGCCTGGATCGACCTCATCGTTCGCCCTCGCGTCACCCACTCCGGTCCGCCCGAACGCAAAGGTCTGGTCACTGGGAAAACCTGCAAAATCATTATCGCCTCAGGCGGCATCTATGACGAAGGCCTGCCTGCTTCCGCATCCGACTATGAGTCTGGTTACCTCAAACGCATCCTCGCCTTTATCGGGATCACCACGGCCGCAGTTTCCTTCGGTTCAACGACCGTCGAAGAGTTGGTCGCGCAGTTTCGTCCTGCCGTCCTCGCAGCCACTCGCTAA
- a CDS encoding MarR family transcriptional regulator gives MMASRAHTAAVTARLALRGYDDFPFASASLLWLMDEGGTRSTVLAQRAGVTKQAISQLVRLMERQGYLEQVPDPTDTRAKVVRMTERGEAVKTACVEVREELNRKLAGALGMNEAGRLEENLDAAAGLFGKIAGASPQ, from the coding sequence ATGATGGCATCACGAGCGCATACGGCCGCCGTGACAGCCCGGCTGGCGCTGCGTGGATACGATGATTTTCCGTTTGCGTCGGCGAGCCTGCTGTGGCTGATGGATGAAGGCGGTACGCGGTCAACGGTGCTAGCGCAGCGGGCTGGCGTGACCAAACAGGCGATAAGCCAACTGGTTCGACTGATGGAGCGGCAGGGATATCTGGAGCAGGTTCCGGATCCAACCGATACGCGGGCGAAGGTGGTGCGGATGACCGAACGCGGTGAGGCTGTGAAGACCGCTTGCGTCGAGGTTCGAGAAGAGTTAAATCGAAAGTTGGCGGGGGCCCTGGGAATGAATGAGGCTGGGCGGTTGGAGGAGAATCTAGACGCTGCCGCAGGTTTGTTTGGGAAGATTGCCGGGGCGAGTCCTCAATAA
- the zwf gene encoding glucose-6-phosphate dehydrogenase, whose translation MAVPRSDVLVLFGVTGDLAHKMIFPALYAMAKRGVLTAPVIGVALPAWSLERLHKRVTDSIERSGGVDNKRALKHLLSLLTYVSGDYENPDTFRAIGKALGPAQHPAYYLAIPPVLFGTVIKSLGTAGLAKNARVIVEKPFGRDLASARALNRIAHSVFPEDSIFRIDHFLGKEAIMNILYFRFANSFLEPIWNRNYVASVQITLAETFGVGKRGKFYETAGCLRDVIQNHLFQIVALLAMEPPATKGFGAVHTEQANVFQSMRPLTPDDLVRGQYEGYRQETDVARNSDVETFAAIRLFIDSWRWEGVPWYLRSGKYLPVTETEVLVELKPPPQKLFADSVSADGPGNYLRFRISPRSDIALAARVKLAGNSFVGVQKELRLLEQRLGEETPYERLLGDAMIGDGALFAREDAVEAAWATVDPILKKHHRVRPYKRHTWGPRAADLLIAPDGHWHNPGRKVTKE comes from the coding sequence ATGGCTGTTCCCCGTTCTGATGTGCTGGTACTCTTCGGCGTGACCGGTGATCTCGCACACAAAATGATCTTTCCTGCGCTCTATGCCATGGCGAAGCGAGGAGTGCTTACAGCCCCCGTCATCGGAGTTGCCTTGCCGGCCTGGAGTTTAGAGCGGCTGCACAAGCGAGTGACAGACAGCATCGAGCGATCGGGCGGCGTCGACAATAAGCGCGCGCTCAAACACCTGCTCTCGCTGTTGACCTATGTAAGTGGCGATTATGAGAACCCGGACACTTTCCGCGCCATTGGGAAGGCACTTGGCCCTGCGCAACATCCAGCCTACTATCTTGCAATCCCACCCGTGCTCTTCGGGACGGTCATCAAGAGCCTCGGCACAGCAGGTCTTGCGAAGAACGCTCGCGTCATCGTAGAGAAGCCATTCGGACGAGATCTGGCTTCCGCACGCGCACTCAATCGTATTGCGCACTCCGTGTTTCCGGAAGATTCGATCTTCCGTATCGATCACTTCCTCGGCAAGGAAGCGATCATGAACATCCTCTATTTCCGCTTTGCCAATTCTTTTCTGGAGCCTATCTGGAACCGCAATTATGTGGCCAGCGTGCAGATCACGCTGGCTGAGACGTTTGGCGTGGGTAAGCGCGGCAAGTTCTATGAAACAGCCGGGTGTTTGCGCGATGTGATCCAAAACCATCTCTTTCAGATCGTTGCGTTGCTGGCCATGGAGCCGCCCGCCACCAAAGGTTTCGGAGCCGTTCATACAGAACAAGCGAATGTCTTTCAATCCATGCGGCCGCTCACGCCGGATGACCTAGTACGAGGTCAATATGAAGGCTATCGACAAGAGACAGACGTGGCCCGGAACTCCGACGTTGAAACCTTCGCCGCGATTCGGCTCTTCATCGACTCATGGCGGTGGGAGGGTGTGCCGTGGTATCTGAGATCCGGGAAATATCTCCCGGTCACCGAAACCGAAGTGCTGGTCGAGTTGAAGCCACCGCCTCAGAAGCTCTTCGCTGACTCGGTCTCGGCGGACGGCCCCGGCAATTATCTACGGTTTCGCATCTCTCCCCGCTCAGACATTGCTCTTGCAGCACGGGTCAAACTCGCCGGGAACAGCTTCGTCGGGGTTCAGAAGGAGCTGCGTCTGCTCGAACAGCGACTAGGAGAGGAAACCCCCTACGAACGGCTTCTAGGTGATGCCATGATCGGCGATGGAGCGCTTTTTGCGCGCGAGGATGCAGTTGAGGCCGCATGGGCGACGGTGGACCCTATTCTGAAGAAGCACCATCGAGTTCGTCCCTACAAACGCCACACATGGGGACCGAGGGCCGCCGATCTGCTGATCGCCCCTGATGGTCACTGGCATAATCCAGGCCGCAAAGTGACGAAAGAATGA
- the gnd gene encoding phosphogluconate dehydrogenase (NAD(+)-dependent, decarboxylating), whose amino-acid sequence MELGMIGLGRMGINMVRRLQKAGHHCVVYDINADAVQTLAKEGAIGATSIEDFTHKLKEPRAIWMMVPAAVVDSTLKSLIPHLTSDDVVIDGGNSYYHDDISRAAELKPKGIHYVDAGTSGGVWGSERGYCLMIGGDDDVVQRLQPIFIALAPGIEEAPRTPGREKIGGTAEHGYLHCGPNGAGHFVKMVHNGIEYGMMASYAEGLNILHHANAGKQKSTIDAETTPLRDPEHYAYDLNLADITEVWRRGSVISSWLLDLAAASLLESPDLAKFEGRVSDSGEGRWTLKAAIDESVPAPVLSAALFERFSSRGEDDFADRVLSALRYEFGGHKEKKAGGA is encoded by the coding sequence ATGGAACTAGGGATGATTGGGTTAGGCAGGATGGGCATCAATATGGTGCGGCGTCTTCAGAAAGCCGGACACCATTGCGTCGTATACGATATCAACGCTGACGCCGTGCAAACGCTCGCAAAGGAAGGCGCAATCGGCGCGACATCTATTGAGGACTTCACTCATAAATTGAAAGAGCCGCGCGCGATTTGGATGATGGTTCCCGCCGCAGTCGTCGATTCGACCTTGAAGAGTCTTATTCCCCATCTCACAAGCGACGATGTGGTGATCGACGGCGGTAACTCCTACTATCATGACGACATCAGTCGAGCAGCCGAACTCAAGCCGAAGGGAATTCATTATGTCGATGCCGGCACCAGTGGTGGGGTATGGGGATCGGAGCGGGGCTATTGCCTGATGATCGGCGGCGATGATGATGTAGTCCAACGGCTCCAGCCTATCTTCATCGCTCTTGCTCCGGGAATCGAAGAAGCGCCGCGTACGCCCGGCCGCGAAAAGATCGGGGGAACCGCCGAGCACGGCTATCTGCATTGCGGCCCAAATGGCGCGGGGCACTTCGTGAAGATGGTTCACAACGGGATCGAGTACGGGATGATGGCCTCTTATGCAGAAGGCTTGAATATCCTCCATCATGCCAACGCCGGTAAGCAGAAAAGTACCATCGATGCTGAAACCACTCCTCTGCGCGATCCCGAGCACTATGCCTATGACCTGAACCTTGCCGACATCACCGAAGTCTGGAGGCGTGGCAGTGTTATCTCTTCCTGGCTTCTGGATCTTGCTGCTGCGTCCCTCCTCGAAAGCCCCGATCTAGCGAAGTTCGAGGGCAGAGTTTCGGACTCGGGAGAGGGACGGTGGACGCTCAAGGCGGCAATCGACGAATCCGTACCCGCCCCGGTGCTGAGTGCCGCTCTGTTCGAACGTTTTAGCTCCCGTGGCGAGGACGACTTCGCCGATAGAGTTCTATCCGCACTGCGGTATGAGTTCGGCGGTCACAAGGAAAAGAAAGCTGGAGGCGCCTGA
- a CDS encoding plasma-membrane proton-efflux P-type ATPase produces MNPTTEEPQTKNGSKDDAKPNPNGKPKADAKEDLKPEANPTSKDDLKSIPMADLQARLQSSSKGLTQAEAAKRLTTDGPNALKVEKTNAFLKFLTYFWGPIPWMIEAAVILSGVVRHWLDFFIILALLFSNALVAFWEEHQAGNEIAALKAKLANDATVLRDGKWATPKANELVAGDVIRLRLGDIVPADARLLDGDPVEVDQSALTGESLPVTRKSGEAVFSGSIVRQGEIDAMVYATGTRTYFGKTAELVQQAHTISHFQRAVLKIGDYLIVLAVALVAIILAVSLLRHNPVLDTLEFCLVLLVASIPVAMPTVLSVTMAVGARLLAKSQAIVTRLSAIEELAGVDVLCSDKTGTLTQNKLTLGDPFTVNNIPADQVIEWAALASRAEDKDTIDLAVIGGVKDANALKSFQILHFTPFDPVHKRTEATVKGGDGKQFFVSKGAPQVILAMSKNADAVKPGVEKAVNEFAGRGFRSLGVCRADEEGNWQFAGVIPMFDPPREQAKATIASARQMGLSIKMVTGDQAAIARETSKQLGLGTNIVDANALGDTKQQPSSQTTEAIEKADGFAEVFPAHKYFIIEALQKSGHIVGMTGDGVNDAPALKKADCGIAVSGATDAARAAASIVLLAPGLSVIIDAIKESRKIFQRMNSYSMYRIAETLRVVLFMTVAILWFNFYPVTAVMIVMIALLNDGAILSIAYDNVRYSNNPEAWNMRRVLGVSTVLGVIGVVSAFLLFWLGERVFHMDRAHTQTLMYLKLSVAGHLTIFLTRTRGPFWTIKPAKVLWMAVLGTQIVATLIAVYGLFMTPLGWKYAGFVWVYAIVWALFTDRIKLLAYRILDPSALPLLAKKQVDLGPEISKEAYELFQQRARGESQQDQDWLEAEHMIQLEHSERPKTS; encoded by the coding sequence GTGAATCCGACGACAGAAGAACCCCAAACCAAGAATGGCTCAAAAGACGATGCAAAGCCCAACCCAAACGGCAAGCCGAAGGCTGATGCCAAAGAAGACTTGAAGCCCGAGGCAAATCCGACATCGAAGGACGACTTAAAGTCGATACCGATGGCGGATCTACAGGCCAGACTCCAGTCTTCTTCGAAAGGTCTGACTCAGGCCGAGGCTGCGAAGCGGCTGACGACGGATGGCCCCAATGCACTCAAAGTCGAGAAGACCAATGCGTTCCTGAAGTTTCTGACCTACTTCTGGGGACCAATTCCGTGGATGATCGAGGCAGCCGTTATTCTTTCGGGGGTGGTGCGGCACTGGTTGGATTTCTTCATCATCCTTGCGCTGCTGTTCTCGAATGCGCTCGTGGCGTTCTGGGAAGAACACCAGGCGGGGAATGAGATCGCGGCCCTTAAGGCCAAACTGGCAAACGACGCGACTGTTCTGCGTGATGGCAAATGGGCGACTCCAAAGGCGAATGAGCTGGTCGCTGGGGATGTGATTCGCTTGCGACTTGGAGACATTGTTCCGGCGGATGCGCGGCTGTTGGACGGCGATCCGGTTGAGGTGGATCAATCGGCGTTGACGGGCGAATCGCTTCCCGTCACACGCAAGTCGGGTGAGGCCGTCTTCTCGGGTTCGATTGTGCGGCAGGGCGAGATCGACGCGATGGTCTATGCCACCGGCACGCGCACTTACTTCGGCAAGACGGCGGAGTTGGTGCAGCAGGCGCACACGATCAGCCACTTTCAGCGGGCTGTCCTCAAGATTGGTGACTACCTGATTGTTCTCGCTGTCGCTCTTGTGGCGATCATTCTCGCGGTCTCGCTGCTGCGTCATAATCCCGTCCTGGATACGCTGGAGTTCTGTCTGGTTCTGCTGGTTGCGTCGATTCCAGTAGCGATGCCAACGGTTCTCTCTGTAACGATGGCAGTCGGCGCGCGTCTGCTCGCGAAGAGCCAGGCCATCGTTACAAGGCTTTCGGCAATTGAGGAGTTAGCAGGCGTTGACGTTCTTTGTTCGGACAAGACCGGCACACTGACACAGAACAAGCTGACGCTCGGCGATCCCTTTACGGTGAATAACATTCCTGCCGATCAGGTCATCGAGTGGGCGGCGCTTGCGTCGCGTGCTGAAGACAAGGACACCATTGACCTCGCGGTGATTGGCGGTGTGAAGGATGCGAACGCGCTGAAGAGCTTTCAGATTCTGCACTTCACGCCCTTCGACCCTGTGCACAAGCGAACGGAGGCAACAGTAAAGGGTGGCGACGGCAAGCAGTTCTTCGTGTCTAAGGGAGCGCCCCAGGTCATCCTTGCGATGTCAAAAAATGCCGATGCGGTGAAGCCTGGTGTAGAGAAGGCCGTCAATGAATTTGCGGGCCGCGGCTTCCGTTCACTTGGCGTCTGTCGCGCGGATGAGGAAGGGAACTGGCAGTTTGCCGGCGTGATTCCGATGTTCGACCCGCCGCGTGAGCAGGCGAAGGCGACGATCGCAAGCGCCCGGCAGATGGGCCTCAGCATCAAGATGGTGACGGGCGACCAGGCGGCCATCGCGCGCGAGACGAGTAAGCAGCTGGGACTGGGCACCAACATCGTTGATGCAAATGCTCTGGGAGATACCAAGCAGCAGCCGAGCTCGCAGACCACCGAGGCCATCGAAAAGGCGGATGGTTTCGCGGAGGTCTTTCCAGCCCACAAGTACTTCATCATTGAGGCGCTGCAGAAGAGTGGTCACATCGTCGGTATGACCGGGGACGGCGTCAACGACGCACCTGCGCTGAAGAAGGCGGACTGCGGCATTGCCGTCTCGGGTGCAACGGATGCGGCGCGTGCCGCGGCGTCCATTGTCTTACTGGCGCCAGGGTTATCGGTCATTATCGATGCAATTAAGGAGAGTCGCAAGATCTTCCAGCGGATGAACAGTTACTCCATGTACCGGATCGCAGAGACGCTGCGCGTGGTGCTGTTTATGACGGTGGCTATCCTCTGGTTCAATTTCTATCCCGTTACCGCAGTCATGATCGTGATGATTGCCTTGCTCAACGACGGAGCCATTCTTTCGATCGCATACGACAATGTTCGCTACAGCAACAATCCTGAGGCATGGAACATGCGGCGAGTGCTGGGCGTTTCGACCGTGCTGGGCGTCATTGGCGTCGTTTCAGCCTTCTTGTTGTTTTGGCTTGGCGAACGAGTCTTCCATATGGACCGCGCACATACCCAGACCTTGATGTATTTGAAACTGTCTGTCGCCGGACATCTCACAATCTTCCTGACGCGCACGCGAGGCCCATTCTGGACGATCAAGCCTGCGAAGGTTTTGTGGATGGCAGTACTTGGCACACAGATCGTCGCCACGCTGATCGCCGTGTACGGCCTCTTCATGACACCGCTAGGCTGGAAGTATGCCGGCTTTGTCTGGGTTTATGCAATTGTCTGGGCGTTGTTCACAGACCGCATCAAGCTGCTGGCTTACCGCATCCTAGATCCCTCTGCGTTGCCACTGCTGGCGAAGAAACAGGTCGACCTCGGACCTGAGATATCCAAAGAGGCGTATGAGCTCTTTCAGCAGCGAGCGCGCGGAGAGAGCCAGCAGGATCAGGACTGGCTGGAGGCGGAGCATATGATTCAGTTGGAACACTCGGAGCGCCCGAAAACTTCGTGA